From Xenopus laevis strain J_2021 chromosome 7L, Xenopus_laevis_v10.1, whole genome shotgun sequence, one genomic window encodes:
- the nnmt.L gene encoding nicotinamide N-methyltransferase L homeolog has translation MATEFTGKDIYQEEFDPWGYLDTYYNLKSGILVTDGFLDFALRKLHETFTVRGVKGETLIDIGHGPTIYQDLSACESFKEIIGADYADCSREYYEKSVKNEPGIFDWTTVIQAVCDLEGKGTVEEKREKLKRTVKKSIKCDVTKSSPVAPLVLPRVDCIMTLGCLECACKDLDSYRNVLKNISSLLKVGGNLIITEILNCTSYLSGGKRFSCLSLNEPFMRSAITEAGFAIIDLEVIFRKYDKEQYNTCNHDSSLFVLARKLRDI, from the exons ATGGCTACTGAATTCACAGGCAAAGACATTTATCAGGAGGAATTTGATCCTTGGGGTTATTTGGATACATACTATAACCTAAAATCTGGCATTCTGGTGACAGATGGATTTCTGGATTTTGCTTTGAGAAAACTTCATGAAACATTCACCGTGC GTGGAGTGAAGGGAGAGACACTTATTGACATTGGCCATGGCCCAACAATTTATCAGGACCTTTCTGCATGTGAATCATTCAAAGAGATCATTGGTGCTGACTATGCTGACTGTAGCCGTGAGTACTATGAAAAATCTGTGAAGAATGAGCCAGGAATATTTGACTGGACAACTGTTATACAAGCAGTCTGTGACCTGGAGGGAAAGGG aacagtggaagagaagagagaaaaacTAAAAAGGACAGTGAAAAAGTCTATCAAATGTGATGTAACGAAGAGCAGTCCTGTGGCACCTCTGGTGTTGCCCAGAGTTGACTGTATAATGACTCTTGGATGCCTGGAATGTGCCTGTAAAGATCTGGATAGTTACCGTAATGTACTTAAAAACATTTCATCTTTGCTAAAAGTGGGGGGGAATTTAATCATTACCGAGATTCTTAACTGTACCTCCTACTTGTCTGGAGGCAAAAGGTTTTCTTGTTTATCCTTAAATGAACCGTTTATGAGAAGTGCTATAACTGAGGCTGGCTTTGCTATAATAGACCTGGAGGTTATATTCAGAAAGTATGACAAAGAGCAGTACAATACCTGTAATCATGACTCAAGCTTGTTTGTTCTTGCACGCAAACTGAGGGATATTTAG